The sequence CACTTTACTCAGGAAACCTTGATTTCTGAGCTTATCAGATTGATAAGCAAGTTGAAAGGAGTAGGTCATAAATGCTTGGAAACCTGTCATGATGGCCTCTTCCTAGTGTGTTCTTGGTGGCGTACATCTCTCATACAGAGTTGGTTGCGAGGATTTTGTTGTGGGGTATAAAATCTCTTTACTGGGGGTCTATTTAGCGATTATGATGTTAACGCCTCGGAAACCAAGTGTGACAATGGAAAATTCAAGCAATAACCTTAGCATCGAAACCCTGCTCGAACAGGTGCAAAATGAGCCCAATAATTGGAGCGCACGCAAAAAAGCGTCACTCAAGCTCTACGAGCAAGGTCGTTACCTTGAGGCTGCGGATGTGCTCTGGAAAGCACCAGAAATGCCTGCTACTGACGTTGATGTGGCCTTTTCCATCAAAGTAGTTTCTCGGGCGAGACCCAATCGCTCCATCCGTTTGGTGTATGAGCTGATCCGCCGTAATGCCGGAAAGCCTATGAAAAATCTGGCGATGGCACGCGCTCTAAACATGATTGGAATGCCTATGCTTGCGTCCCGCTTCTATGGTGCAGCTGTGGCGGAAGATGGCCAGCTCTTTGATCTTTCATTCGAGAAGCAGACATTGTGGTATGATGACTCAGGCAGTCTCCTGGACCAGTGGAAGGAGACAGACCAAGAGGCAAAACCACCATTGGCTGTTCCTCTGCAAGAATTTACTGGCGAGTATATTGAGTTCGACAAGTTGTTGGCTCACCATGCCGAGACCAAAAAGACCGCGAGTGTTGGAAGTACTCCGACCACTCCCTTGAGCATGCCGAAGCCATTGCCTCAGTCTAGTGAGAAGCCGGTGAATCCAGCCACCAACCCTAATCCGAATCAGCCGGCTGAGGCTGGTACGGCCTCCACCTTGTCAAAGCCCGCGCCATTTGTAGCGCCGCCTGTGCAGCCAAAACCGGAAAATGGAGCACCCGTGATTCCTCCAAGGCCGCAGCAGTCTGCCGTGGCTCCGCCGGCTGCAGGGAATACACCGACTACTCCACTTATTCGCCCGAATGTTCCAGCCAGTCAGATCAAGCGCCCTACCTTACTGCGTGCAGATGTGAAGAAGGAGCAGGGGCAGTAATGAGCTAGGATGGGATTAGTTTCATCCGCGCAGCAATTCGTGCAAACTTTGTCTTATCAAACACGCTTTAGCGTGGTTATTTCAAGCCTATGAGTAATGCGCTAGTTTGGCTCAACGGGCAGCTGGTAAAGCAAGAGGAGGCTGCTGTCTCTGCCATCTCTCCGGGTTTGCTTGTGGCTATGGGACTCTTTGAGACCATGGCGGTCTATGAGGGCAAGGTCTTTGCGTTTGGCAGGCATTATCGCCGGCTTGAGCAAGGGTGTGAGCGCTTAGGGTTTGTTTCTCCGACTATGGATGTGCTGGAGGCGGTCATGACTGAATTGCTCCGGGATAATGCTCTGCTGCATGGTCGGGCGAGAGTGCGGATCACCCTGTTCGAAGGGCCATTGAAAATGGAGACCCTGGTGCAAGCCACCGCTGTGGAGCCGAGTGAAGGCGCTAGCCGCATGCTTGTTTCTCCATACAGGCGTAACGAGCGGGGAGCCCTGACAGGTATCAAGGCCACCGCTTATGCGGAGAATATTTTGGCTCTTAGAGAGGTCCGGCAGCAAGGAGCGGACGAGGTGGTTATTCTTAATAGTCGAGATGAGGTGTGTGAGGGGGGGACGACGAATATCTTCTGTGTGGAGAATGATGTTGTGCTGACATCACCTCTCTCCAGTGGTTGCTTGCCGGGGGTGACCCGCGAGATTGTCATGGAACTCTGTCAGGATAGGGGTATGCCTGTGAGGGAGGAAGCTCTCTCTCTGGAGAGGCTGCTGAAGAGTGATGGTGTGTTTTTAACGGGCTCACTGCGTGAAGTCCAGGCGGTGGAGAGTATTGGTGAGCGCACTTGGGGTAAGCACAGTCTGGTCGACCAGATTTCCGGTGCTTACCAAAGTTATGTGAGAGATTATATAGATGGCGCTGAATAGTTACACCGCTCAAATTAAAGACTCCGATGTAGAGAAGCTGAGACGGCTGCTTGATGAAAGGGGATTCGAATTCGGGAGCAAGCCATACGCGCGCTTTTCATGCAAGAAGGGTAAACTGAATGTGACGGTCTACGAGAAGGGGCCTAAAGTCCTTGTTCAGGGCAAAGAGACTGAAGATTTTGTGAAGTTCATCCTCGAGCCGGAAATTCTGGGTGAAGCCAGGCTGGGCAATGAGGAGGTCTTTGATCCCGAGATGTTTCAGCCGCACATCGGGGTGGATGAGAGTGGCAAGGGAGATTTCTTTGGTCCTTTGGTGATTGCCGGAGTCTATGTGGACGGGGCGATCGCCAGAGCTTTGATGGATGCCGGAGTGATGGACAGCAAGCGGATTTCCAGCGCGGCCAGAATTCGGAAGCTGGCGGGAATTGTGAAGAAAATCCCTGGTTTGGACTACGAAGTCATTCGTTTGAAGCCAGAGAAATATAACGAGCTTTATTCAAAATTCGGCAACGTAAATCGCTTGTTAGCCTGGGGTCATGCCCGGGTCATCCGCGAACTCGCTATCCGGCAGCCTGACTGCCACAGGGCATTGAGTGATCAGTTCGCTAGGGAAGATGTGCTACAACGCGCTCTCGCCCAACAGGGTGAAGCTGTCTCACGCCTGAAACTGGACCAGAGAACTAAAGGGGAGAGCGATGTGGCTGTTGCGGCCGCGTCAATTCTCGCTCGGGAATCCTTTGTGGAATGGATGGAACTGGCTAGTGAAAAAGGAGGTGTGGAATTGCCCCTGGGAGCTGGAGCTGGTGTCAAAGAGGCGGCCCGGGAGGTCATCAAGCAGCACGGTGAAGGGATTCTCCCGAAGGTGGCCAAGGTCCACTTTAAGACCGCCAGTGAGCTCTGAAGCGTGATTTTTAATTTTTGTTATTCTCTGATAGACTGAGGGTTATCTTTGGTTTCTTGCTGCATGCAATTGTGATTACAAAATAGGTAAAAAACGTCTCAGATTGATTAAAAATCACAAAAAACGGTTATTTTCTTCTCTTAATTGCATTTTTTACGGGACAAAAGTGTCGAGATGTGATGTCCATTTGCCCCGCAACTAACGCGTTGCCGACTTTACATATAATCCACATTTAAAAATGGTTACAATTACTAAGCGCGATCTCGTTATTAAGCTGAGCAATGAAACTGGCCTGACTCAACAGGAAGTTTTTGCAGTTGTTCAGGGTACCTTGGATTCCATCACTGAAGAGCTTGCAAAGGGCAACTCCGTTGTAATGCGCAACTTCGGTGCGTTCCAAGTTAGGGAAGTTAAAGGCAAGATCGGCCGTAACCCTAAGGATCCATCAAAGGATGTGCCAATTCCTCCACGTGCAGTGGTGAAATTCAAGCCAGGTAAAGAGATGAAAGAGAAGGTTGCTCGCATCCTTCCAGTTCTCCAAGAGGAGAAGGTCTAATTATCTGCTGTAGATAACAGATTCTAGAAAGCGCGGTTTCCTCTATGGAAGCCGCGCTTTTTTTGTGCTGCCAAAGCATTGTAGTAACGAGTGATGGTGGTGGTAAATACTTTCTTCAAGAGAGCTTGGGGGTCTTGTAGTGTATTGTGTAGGAGTGATTTATTGTTGTTGTGGGCTGATTCTTAAATGACCAAGCTTGGGATGCGGAATGACCGCCTGCCGGGGCCTCGTCTGTCTTAATCTGAGTGGGTAATGCGTCTTGAGGGCTGTGTCGGGCTTCCCATTCGGCTGGGGGCATGCTATGGCTGCCATCAAGAAACTTATGAAGCCTTACAAGAAGTTAGCTGAGACAGTGACCCCAGAGGGTGAACCACTGGAATTATTTGAGCATGATGGAGAGTTTTTCATCAGCTCCCATGGTGAACGCTTGATGACCAGTGTTGCCCACGGCAGTGAGGAAGAGCTTGCCAGGATGGCGTGCCAGCCATTTCGTCCTGCTCGTCAGCCCAAGGTCTTGGTCGGGGGACTTGGTATGGGCTTCACTCTGGCAGCCGCCGTGGAGAGTTTGCCCCAGCAGGGTGCCTGCTTTGTGGTGGCTGAGCTGACTCAAGGTGTGTTGGAGTGGAACCAGACCTATCTAAAAGGAATTCATCCGGGCTTGCTGGATGACCCGCGAGTGGAGGTGAAGGTGAATCCTGTCCAAGAGTTGATCGCGAAAGCGACTCCTGGTGAGTACAGTGTGATCATGCTGGACGTCGATAATGGGCCAAGTGCCTTCCATGGTGAACAAAATGAGTCCTTGTATACGCTAAAAGGATTGGAAGCTGCGAAAGCTGCTTTGAAAGAAGGCGGAATATTAGCCGTATGGTCAGCATATCCCGACAAAAAGTTTACCAAATTGTTGAGGAAAGCGAAATATGACGTATCAGAAGTAGAAGTTCCAGCAGCTCACAAAGGTCGTAAGCGCCGCATGCATACGATCTGGCTAGCCAAGAATGGCGCATACGTATCCCAAAATAAACCAACACGAAGAAGTAGATGAGAATTAGAGAGAGTCT is a genomic window of Rubritalea squalenifaciens DSM 18772 containing:
- a CDS encoding aminotransferase class IV, with the protein product MSNALVWLNGQLVKQEEAAVSAISPGLLVAMGLFETMAVYEGKVFAFGRHYRRLEQGCERLGFVSPTMDVLEAVMTELLRDNALLHGRARVRITLFEGPLKMETLVQATAVEPSEGASRMLVSPYRRNERGALTGIKATAYAENILALREVRQQGADEVVILNSRDEVCEGGTTNIFCVENDVVLTSPLSSGCLPGVTREIVMELCQDRGMPVREEALSLERLLKSDGVFLTGSLREVQAVESIGERTWGKHSLVDQISGAYQSYVRDYIDGAE
- the rnhC gene encoding ribonuclease HIII — protein: MALNSYTAQIKDSDVEKLRRLLDERGFEFGSKPYARFSCKKGKLNVTVYEKGPKVLVQGKETEDFVKFILEPEILGEARLGNEEVFDPEMFQPHIGVDESGKGDFFGPLVIAGVYVDGAIARALMDAGVMDSKRISSAARIRKLAGIVKKIPGLDYEVIRLKPEKYNELYSKFGNVNRLLAWGHARVIRELAIRQPDCHRALSDQFAREDVLQRALAQQGEAVSRLKLDQRTKGESDVAVAAASILARESFVEWMELASEKGGVELPLGAGAGVKEAAREVIKQHGEGILPKVAKVHFKTASEL
- a CDS encoding HU family DNA-binding protein, translated to MVTITKRDLVIKLSNETGLTQQEVFAVVQGTLDSITEELAKGNSVVMRNFGAFQVREVKGKIGRNPKDPSKDVPIPPRAVVKFKPGKEMKEKVARILPVLQEEKV